A genomic region of Chloracidobacterium sp. contains the following coding sequences:
- a CDS encoding ABC transporter substrate-binding protein, which yields MPRTSRYFCLIALAASLLTGCGGPAPAPNASREPKLESRTTGTRGGKLSYRMAAAPKTFNYMLAEDEPTLIGAGFTLTSRLIDFDHSTLKYVGGLAETWTMQADGKTLDVKLRDGLKFSDGHPLTTDDVIFSLEAIYDEKTQATAFRDAMLVDDKPIATKKISETEMQMIFPHAVASAENYLINLGVLPAHILAPEQKAGKLAEAMKMTSPPASIVSSGPFIVEAVSPGERVDFARNPHYWKRDAAGTQLPYLDKFTIEVIPDANNALVRLTQGSLDIADRIRTNDYVSLSKAQQATRAYDAGPGLGIDHIWFNLSPADRSGKPLANEVKRSWFADKRFRQAVAAAVDRETIASVTLQGLATPLYGFVSPANKVWLDPSLPKIKYSLADAEKLLTEAGFKKGGTAEAPILADVQGRPVEFTLIVQAENEARKLMAAVVQEDLAKLGIKMQVAPVETAQLQEKTAKTYDYDAALFGLSQTDLEPSSYSNFLLSSAATHQWQPGQKAPASEWEKRIDELFDQQSVERDQQKRLAAFYEIQQIMSDQMPTIPLVARHVVTALNPRVGNASPSSIMPYSLWNIEELFIKP from the coding sequence ATGCCTCGAACATCAAGATATTTTTGCCTGATAGCCCTGGCCGCTTCACTCCTGACGGGTTGTGGTGGCCCGGCGCCTGCCCCCAATGCTTCACGCGAGCCAAAGCTCGAGTCCAGAACGACTGGCACGCGGGGCGGGAAGCTTTCTTACCGCATGGCCGCAGCCCCGAAGACGTTCAATTATATGCTTGCCGAGGATGAACCGACGTTGATCGGGGCCGGTTTTACGTTGACAAGCCGGCTGATCGATTTTGACCATTCGACCCTGAAATACGTTGGCGGCCTCGCCGAGACATGGACTATGCAGGCCGACGGCAAGACGCTCGACGTAAAACTGCGCGATGGGCTCAAATTCTCGGATGGCCACCCGCTGACCACGGACGACGTCATCTTTTCGCTCGAGGCGATCTATGACGAAAAGACACAGGCCACAGCTTTTCGCGATGCCATGCTTGTCGATGATAAGCCGATCGCCACAAAGAAGATTTCTGAGACAGAGATGCAGATGATATTCCCGCACGCCGTCGCCAGTGCGGAAAACTATTTGATCAATCTCGGCGTTCTGCCCGCGCACATTTTGGCTCCCGAGCAAAAGGCGGGCAAGCTGGCAGAAGCGATGAAGATGACAAGCCCACCCGCGAGTATCGTCTCAAGCGGCCCGTTCATTGTCGAGGCTGTCAGCCCGGGCGAACGGGTCGATTTTGCACGAAACCCGCATTACTGGAAAAGGGACGCAGCCGGCACGCAGCTGCCGTATCTCGATAAGTTCACGATCGAGGTCATTCCTGACGCTAACAATGCTCTCGTTCGGCTCACGCAGGGCTCGCTCGATATTGCCGACCGCATTCGAACGAACGATTACGTCTCGCTGTCAAAGGCCCAGCAGGCAACGCGGGCATACGACGCCGGGCCGGGACTGGGCATCGACCATATCTGGTTCAATTTGAGCCCGGCTGACAGGTCGGGCAAGCCCTTGGCGAACGAGGTCAAGCGTTCATGGTTCGCTGACAAGCGTTTTCGGCAGGCCGTCGCCGCGGCGGTCGATCGCGAAACGATCGCGAGCGTTACGCTTCAGGGCCTGGCGACGCCGCTTTACGGCTTCGTCTCGCCTGCCAACAAGGTCTGGCTCGATCCGTCGCTGCCTAAGATCAAATACAGCCTCGCCGACGCCGAAAAGTTGTTGACGGAGGCCGGATTCAAAAAAGGCGGCACGGCCGAGGCGCCTATCTTGGCCGACGTTCAGGGGCGGCCTGTCGAGTTTACGCTGATCGTCCAGGCCGAGAACGAAGCCCGTAAGCTGATGGCTGCCGTCGTCCAGGAAGACCTTGCGAAACTGGGCATTAAGATGCAGGTCGCGCCGGTGGAGACCGCTCAGCTTCAGGAAAAGACAGCCAAAACTTACGACTACGACGCGGCGCTTTTCGGCCTCTCACAAACCGACCTCGAACCGTCATCGTACTCTAACTTTCTGCTCTCTTCCGCCGCCACACATCAGTGGCAGCCGGGACAAAAGGCCCCGGCGAGCGAATGGGAAAAACGTATCGATGAGCTGTTCGATCAACAGTCCGTCGAACGCGACCAGCAAAAACGGCTGGCAGCCTTTTACGAGATACAACAGATCATGAGCGACCAGATGCCGACGATCCCGCTCGTAGCCCGTCACGTCGTAACGGCCCTCAATCCCCGCGTCGGCAACGCCTCCCCAAGCAGCATCATGCCGTATTCCCTGTGGAATATTGAGGAGCTGTTTATCAAGCCTTGA
- a CDS encoding tryptophan-rich sensory protein, translated as MPDEKRPVSTTDRISSFLVLVATGGMIGFNVLATTGYINGVLTTDVSERYPSVMTPASWGFTIWVVIYAGLAGFAIYQLLPAKLAQYRSVRTLYMVSCLLNCLWLWLWYNFQIAGTVVVILGLWAVLLMLAARFREASSFPDALFGKGAFGLYFGWVTAAAMANIAILLVNQEVAIPAVAFSSIGALMLLIAAAAAVLARFKLRNYLFPLAIAWAAASIGVKQSGNTIIVVASAVCLVTGLVMAISFVMDRKGTFE; from the coding sequence ATGCCTGACGAAAAAAGGCCCGTAAGCACGACGGACAGGATCAGTTCGTTTCTCGTACTCGTGGCGACGGGCGGAATGATAGGTTTCAACGTTCTGGCAACGACCGGATATATCAACGGCGTGCTGACAACCGATGTCTCGGAACGTTATCCGTCGGTAATGACGCCTGCCAGCTGGGGGTTTACGATCTGGGTCGTCATTTACGCCGGGCTGGCCGGCTTTGCGATCTACCAGCTGCTCCCGGCAAAGCTCGCTCAATATCGCAGCGTCCGGACGCTTTACATGGTAAGTTGTCTTCTCAACTGCCTCTGGCTCTGGTTGTGGTACAACTTTCAGATCGCCGGCACGGTTGTCGTTATCCTCGGGCTGTGGGCCGTGTTGCTGATGCTGGCTGCCAGATTTCGCGAGGCGTCGTCCTTTCCCGACGCGCTCTTTGGCAAAGGCGCGTTTGGCCTGTATTTCGGCTGGGTTACGGCCGCCGCCATGGCCAATATCGCGATCCTGTTGGTCAACCAGGAAGTTGCGATTCCCGCCGTTGCGTTCAGCTCCATCGGCGCTTTGATGCTGCTCATCGCTGCGGCCGCGGCGGTGCTTGCCCGATTCAAACTGCGCAATTATCTCTTTCCATTGGCGATTGCCTGGGCCGCCGCCAGCATTGGGGTCAAGCAGAGCGGAAATACGATCATCGTTGTCGCGTCCGCTGTGTGTTTGGTTACCGGCCTGGTAATGGCTATCAGCTTTGTAATGGACCGGAAAGGCACGTTTGAATGA
- the aroE gene encoding shikimate dehydrogenase — translation MNNGKLCISVAAKTAKEMAAQIERAAAMADIIEIRFDGLDPTAISQISNLECEIPLIATYRSESSAARWAFWRDQASSFWACDLEEDILASVDRQRKIVSFHDHDGLPLDLNSIYDRLAATDADIVKIAVTANDITDAIPVWKLLGRASADNTAIIPIAMGEAGKWTRILGPAHGAFLTYASLDSGRETAVGQISADEMLEVYRVKKLDRETGVYGVIGEPVSRSLSPYMQNAAFDVCGEDAVFIPFLVKDLDEFVTRMVRPASREVELNFAGFSVTMPHKQAIMRHLDTIDPIAEAVGAVNTVKIAPDGQMAGYNTDVHGFIAPLRTHFGDLARSRVAVAGAGGAARAVAYALKQEGTDVAVFARDPRKAEGFSFDARPISDLKVEVSNFDILVNATPVGMKGERDQSFFTADELSGVRFVYDLVTRVDGTPLQRAAADAGIPCIGGLEMLIAQGAKQFELWTGRKAPLELMRDAIFRRIGG, via the coding sequence ATGAACAACGGCAAGCTCTGCATCTCGGTCGCCGCCAAAACCGCGAAAGAGATGGCTGCACAGATCGAGCGTGCCGCCGCGATGGCCGATATTATCGAGATCAGGTTTGACGGCCTCGATCCAACGGCGATATCTCAAATCTCAAATCTGGAATGTGAAATTCCGCTGATCGCCACCTATCGCTCCGAATCGAGCGCGGCCCGGTGGGCGTTTTGGCGCGATCAGGCCTCGTCATTCTGGGCATGCGATCTGGAAGAGGACATTCTCGCATCGGTCGATCGTCAACGAAAGATCGTCTCGTTCCATGATCACGACGGCCTGCCTTTGGATCTGAACAGCATCTACGACCGCCTTGCTGCAACCGATGCCGATATAGTTAAGATCGCCGTCACGGCCAACGACATCACCGATGCCATTCCCGTGTGGAAACTACTCGGCCGGGCCAGTGCGGACAATACGGCGATCATCCCCATTGCCATGGGCGAGGCTGGCAAATGGACACGCATTCTCGGTCCCGCACACGGAGCATTCCTCACCTACGCATCGCTTGATAGCGGCCGTGAGACCGCCGTTGGCCAGATCAGTGCCGACGAGATGCTTGAGGTTTACCGAGTTAAGAAACTCGACCGCGAGACAGGTGTCTACGGTGTCATCGGCGAGCCCGTCTCACGATCACTGTCGCCATATATGCAGAATGCCGCCTTCGATGTCTGTGGCGAGGATGCCGTGTTCATTCCATTTCTTGTCAAGGACCTTGACGAATTCGTTACGCGGATGGTCAGGCCCGCATCCCGTGAGGTCGAGCTGAATTTCGCCGGATTCTCTGTCACAATGCCGCATAAGCAGGCAATAATGCGCCATCTTGACACCATCGATCCGATCGCTGAGGCTGTCGGGGCGGTCAATACTGTCAAGATCGCTCCGGACGGCCAAATGGCCGGCTACAACACAGATGTACACGGGTTTATTGCACCGCTGAGAACACATTTTGGCGATCTTGCACGTTCTCGTGTAGCCGTCGCCGGAGCAGGCGGAGCGGCACGGGCCGTGGCCTACGCATTGAAACAGGAAGGCACCGATGTGGCCGTTTTCGCCCGTGATCCGCGCAAGGCGGAAGGTTTCTCATTCGACGCCAGGCCAATTTCAGATCTAAAGGTTGAGGTCTCGAATTTCGACATCCTCGTCAACGCCACGCCTGTGGGAATGAAAGGCGAGCGTGATCAAAGTTTCTTTACTGCCGATGAGCTTTCGGGTGTAAGATTTGTTTATGACCTCGTAACCCGTGTTGACGGAACGCCGCTGCAGCGTGCTGCGGCCGACGCGGGTATTCCGTGCATCGGTGGGCTCGAAATGTTGATCGCCCAGGGTGCAAAGCAGTTTGAGCTCTGGACGGGCCGCAAAGCCCCGCTCGAGTTGATGCGAGACGCGATATTCCGACGAATAGGAGGTTAA
- a CDS encoding zf-TFIIB domain-containing protein, with protein sequence MSAEALNCPNCGGGVESNAAECEFCKVRLKTVACPKCFGLMFVGSQFCGHCGAIAAPLEVSLHDETGDCPRCRQPLEVMKVADTRLRGCNKCDGLWMDVATFESVCAERERQSAVLGFLDDRTVRGVPMTKVAYVPCPDCGELMNRNNFAKASGVIVDICRDHGVWFDADELPSIIEFIRKGGMEKARDRERIELRDERDRLRDQQRQQAAMDARYGDIGERDGIRSFVQSLFDL encoded by the coding sequence ATGTCTGCTGAGGCACTTAACTGTCCCAACTGCGGTGGCGGCGTCGAGAGCAACGCCGCGGAATGCGAATTCTGTAAGGTCCGGCTAAAGACGGTCGCGTGCCCAAAATGTTTTGGGTTGATGTTCGTCGGCAGCCAATTCTGCGGTCATTGCGGAGCGATCGCCGCCCCGCTCGAGGTCTCGCTTCACGATGAGACCGGTGATTGTCCGCGGTGCCGCCAACCGCTCGAGGTGATGAAAGTCGCCGACACGCGCCTTCGCGGCTGCAATAAGTGTGACGGGCTGTGGATGGACGTGGCGACATTTGAATCCGTGTGCGCCGAGCGCGAACGCCAATCTGCGGTTCTGGGATTTCTCGATGACCGCACCGTCCGCGGGGTGCCGATGACAAAGGTCGCGTACGTGCCCTGCCCCGATTGCGGAGAACTGATGAACCGTAACAATTTCGCCAAGGCGTCGGGCGTGATCGTCGATATCTGTCGTGATCACGGCGTATGGTTTGACGCTGACGAACTGCCGTCGATCATCGAGTTCATTCGTAAAGGCGGCATGGAAAAGGCCCGCGATCGGGAGCGAATCGAACTCCGCGACGAGCGTGATCGCCTCCGCGACCAGCAACGTCAACAGGCCGCGATGGACGCCCGTTACGGCGATATCGGCGAGCGTGACGGCATTCGCAGTTTTGTGCAGTCGCTATTCGACCTATGA
- a CDS encoding ThiF family adenylyltransferase, producing MNERYSRQILFPEIGHEGQEKLLNARVLLVGCGALGCAQAEMLARAGVGHLRIVDRDFVEFSNLQRQTLFKESDAAERLPKAVAAQTRIAEINSEIAVEPLVADINNSNVESLIDDVDLVIDGTDNFQVRYLLNDACVKHGRTWIYGAAVSSYGTTMTVRPHQTPCLRCIFDEMPDAGSSPTCDTAGVIMPIIATVAATQVAEALKILVGDLDSLHASLMQFDLWANDRQRIKLSEPKPDCKCCGKGVYEFLDAAAQEFSAVLCGRNAVQIAPPSSTKIDLAELASRISSVAAVKQNEYLVRFVTGENEMTLFADGRAIIKGTDDISVARSLYARFVGV from the coding sequence ATGAACGAGCGATACAGCCGGCAAATTCTCTTTCCAGAGATCGGCCACGAAGGCCAAGAGAAGCTTCTTAATGCTCGCGTTTTACTCGTCGGCTGCGGCGCTCTTGGCTGCGCACAGGCCGAGATGCTGGCACGCGCAGGCGTCGGCCACTTGAGGATCGTTGACCGCGATTTTGTCGAGTTCAGCAACCTCCAGCGACAGACGCTTTTCAAAGAATCCGACGCCGCTGAACGCCTGCCAAAGGCCGTTGCGGCTCAAACGCGCATCGCCGAGATCAACTCCGAGATCGCCGTCGAGCCGCTCGTAGCCGACATTAATAATTCAAACGTCGAATCGCTCATCGACGACGTCGATCTCGTGATCGACGGCACCGACAATTTCCAGGTTCGATACTTGCTCAATGACGCCTGTGTCAAACATGGCCGAACCTGGATCTACGGCGCCGCCGTCTCAAGTTACGGGACAACGATGACCGTCCGCCCGCACCAGACGCCGTGCTTGCGATGCATCTTTGACGAAATGCCCGACGCCGGTTCGTCGCCGACCTGCGACACCGCGGGCGTGATTATGCCGATCATCGCCACCGTCGCCGCCACGCAGGTCGCCGAAGCACTAAAAATTCTCGTCGGCGATCTCGATTCGCTGCACGCCTCGCTGATGCAATTCGATCTCTGGGCCAATGATAGGCAGCGAATAAAGCTCAGCGAACCCAAGCCAGACTGCAAATGCTGCGGCAAAGGCGTTTACGAATTCCTCGACGCCGCCGCACAGGAATTCTCCGCAGTCCTCTGCGGCCGCAACGCCGTCCAGATCGCCCCGCCGTCGAGCACAAAGATCGATCTCGCCGAACTCGCGTCACGTATAAGTTCTGTCGCAGCCGTAAAGCAGAACGAATATCTGGTTAGATTCGTGACTGGCGAGAACGAAATGACTCTGTTTGCTGACGGAAGGGCAATAATCAAAGGAACCGATGATATCTCGGTTGCCCGTTCACTCTACGCTCGATTTGTTGGAGTGTAA
- a CDS encoding NAD(P)/FAD-dependent oxidoreductase: protein MKATPKIVVIGGGFGGLWAAKALANKPVEVTLIDRKNHHVFQPLLYQVATAVLSPGEIAQPIRRILAKARNVEVILGEAVNFDKERQKVVLADGSEIGYDYLIVAAGARHAYFGHDEWETSAPGLKTIEDAVEIRRRVLLAFELAEREAYLTGKQKQLNFVVVGGGPTGVELAGAIADIARKALANDFKAIDTRKANVMLFEGSDKILGTFGKDLSASAREQLESLGVEVHLNGFVTDIEPGRVRVGDNWVECDVVLWATGVAASPLSKALGVETDNAGRVAVESDLSIKGSPSIFVIGDMVHLLQESGEPVPGVSPAAMQMGEATAKNILNELKGKPRENFVYWDKGSMATIGRKKAIAQAAGMKFRGIIAWFMWLFLHVYFLIGFRNRLAVMFAWFWAYLTRERSARLITGDAHELKDAMNFIQATQVKKPAKKTSRSAGL from the coding sequence ATGAAAGCAACCCCCAAAATCGTGGTAATCGGCGGCGGCTTCGGCGGGCTTTGGGCGGCGAAGGCGTTGGCCAACAAGCCCGTCGAGGTCACGCTGATCGACCGCAAGAACCACCACGTATTCCAGCCGCTGCTGTATCAGGTCGCAACGGCTGTGCTGAGTCCGGGCGAGATCGCACAGCCGATCAGGCGAATTTTGGCGAAAGCGAGGAACGTCGAGGTCATCCTCGGCGAGGCGGTGAATTTTGACAAAGAAAGACAAAAGGTAGTTCTTGCCGACGGCAGCGAGATCGGCTATGACTATCTGATCGTCGCGGCCGGTGCGCGGCACGCCTACTTCGGCCACGACGAATGGGAAACATCAGCTCCGGGGCTGAAAACCATCGAGGACGCCGTAGAGATACGCCGCCGCGTCCTGCTGGCATTCGAACTTGCCGAGCGTGAGGCGTATCTCACAGGTAAGCAAAAACAGCTCAATTTCGTCGTCGTGGGCGGCGGCCCGACGGGTGTCGAGCTTGCCGGAGCGATCGCGGACATCGCCCGAAAGGCGTTGGCGAATGATTTCAAGGCCATCGACACGCGGAAGGCCAACGTGATGTTATTCGAGGGCTCGGACAAGATACTCGGCACGTTCGGAAAGGACCTTTCGGCTAGTGCAAGAGAACAGCTCGAATCCCTGGGCGTTGAGGTTCACCTCAACGGTTTTGTTACCGACATCGAGCCCGGACGAGTCCGTGTCGGCGACAATTGGGTCGAATGCGATGTCGTTCTCTGGGCCACCGGCGTCGCCGCATCGCCGCTCAGCAAGGCATTAGGCGTTGAGACCGATAACGCCGGCCGCGTCGCCGTCGAGAGCGACCTTTCGATCAAGGGCTCGCCCAGTATCTTTGTGATCGGCGATATGGTGCATTTGCTGCAAGAGAGCGGCGAGCCAGTCCCCGGCGTCTCGCCCGCTGCGATGCAAATGGGCGAGGCCACGGCGAAGAATATCCTCAACGAGCTAAAAGGGAAGCCCCGCGAAAACTTCGTCTATTGGGACAAAGGCTCGATGGCCACCATCGGCCGCAAAAAGGCCATCGCGCAGGCCGCCGGGATGAAATTTCGCGGCATTATCGCCTGGTTTATGTGGCTGTTCCTGCACGTTTATTTCCTGATCGGCTTTCGCAATCGACTCGCCGTGATGTTCGCGTGGTTCTGGGCTTACCTGACGCGAGAGCGCAGCGCACGGTTGATCACCGGCGACGCCCACGAGTTAAAAGACGCGATGAATTTCATACAGGCAACGCAAGTCAAGAAACCGGCTAAGAAAACCTCCAGATCAGCAGGTCTGTGA
- a CDS encoding 1-deoxy-D-xylulose-5-phosphate reductoisomerase, whose amino-acid sequence MRPVSILGSTGSIGCSTLKVIEHLGDIRVVAMAAGRNMSKFAGQIAEFRPELVSCDDQTCAEELERELHARGVVPPSIELNTDGMIAVATHPQAETVVSATVGAVGFLPTLRAIEAGKRVALANKETLVMAGELMTKASQASGAEILPVDSEHNAIHQCLRGEKRNEVKRLVLTASGGPFRTWSKQQIAASTRDEALAHPNWDMGDKITIDSATLMNKGLEVIEAKWLFGFDADQISVVVHPQSVIHSMVEMIDGSVIAQMGVTDMSHPIQYALTYPERRAGCLPPLDLAGVGRLEFEEPDVERFPCLDLAYTALRTGGTMPAVLNAANEVAVRAFLDGRCTLPDIARVNEAIMSAHEPIAADSIDTVLAADGWARSAAAEVLAAAAGSAAIPA is encoded by the coding sequence ATGAGGCCCGTTTCCATCCTTGGCTCCACCGGCTCTATCGGCTGCAGCACGCTAAAAGTGATCGAACATCTCGGCGATATTCGTGTCGTCGCGATGGCGGCCGGACGGAATATGTCAAAATTCGCCGGGCAGATCGCCGAATTTCGGCCCGAACTGGTGTCGTGCGACGACCAGACCTGTGCCGAGGAACTGGAACGCGAACTTCACGCACGTGGCGTCGTTCCGCCCAGTATCGAGTTGAACACAGACGGTATGATCGCCGTCGCGACGCACCCGCAGGCAGAAACAGTCGTATCCGCAACGGTCGGAGCGGTCGGCTTCTTGCCGACACTGCGAGCGATCGAGGCGGGTAAACGCGTTGCTTTGGCCAACAAAGAAACGCTCGTGATGGCCGGCGAATTGATGACAAAAGCTTCTCAGGCATCCGGCGCGGAGATATTACCGGTCGATAGTGAGCACAACGCCATTCACCAGTGCCTTCGTGGCGAGAAGCGTAACGAGGTCAAACGCCTCGTTCTCACCGCCTCAGGCGGCCCCTTTCGCACATGGTCAAAACAGCAGATCGCAGCCTCAACACGCGACGAGGCCCTCGCTCATCCAAACTGGGACATGGGCGACAAGATCACGATCGATTCCGCAACGCTAATGAACAAGGGGCTTGAGGTCATTGAGGCCAAATGGCTTTTTGGCTTTGACGCCGACCAGATCTCGGTCGTGGTGCACCCGCAGTCGGTTATCCACTCAATGGTCGAGATGATCGACGGCTCGGTCATCGCTCAGATGGGCGTGACCGACATGAGTCACCCGATACAATATGCACTCACGTATCCCGAACGCCGCGCGGGATGCCTGCCGCCGCTCGATCTCGCCGGGGTGGGCCGATTGGAGTTTGAGGAGCCTGATGTCGAACGCTTTCCATGCCTCGATCTGGCCTACACGGCACTTCGCACCGGTGGGACGATGCCCGCCGTTCTGAACGCGGCCAATGAGGTTGCGGTCAGGGCATTTCTCGACGGCCGCTGCACTTTGCCCGACATCGCCCGAGTGAATGAGGCCATAATGTCCGCTCACGAACCGATCGCAGCGGACAGTATCGACACAGTTCTCGCGGCCGATGGCTGGGCGAGAAGCGCCGCCGCCGAGGTGCTCGCGGCCGCCGCCGGTTCGGC